One genomic segment of Paraburkholderia aromaticivorans includes these proteins:
- a CDS encoding FAD-dependent oxidoreductase gives MLSTQEAETQHTEGQQQAVVADAPFSSLSTRMHQMFPALTCAEIDRLRRFGEIGHWKAGELLFETGHTGPGMFVLLEGRVKVYQRDGIGREVLIGEHGAGHFLAEVGQLSGRPALVNGMALSSVEALLIPPERLRALIVAEAELGERIMRALILRRVSLIEKGAGGPILIGNSSDARLVMLQGFLSRNGHPHSVIDERDEDALRLIEQFAAQKEDMPLVICPDGSVLRHPSMPELATCLGLLPDLDDAHVYDVAIVGAGPAGLATAVYAASEGLSVIVLDSRAPGGQAGASARIENYLGFPTGISGQALAGRAFVQAQKFGAHVAIPVNVKALHCAERPHRLELKCGGHITARAIVIASGAVYRRPALEGLDRFEGRGVYYWASPVEAKLCKRQEIVLVGGGNSAGQAIVYLATHVAKIHVLIRRSGFEATMSRYLIDRIRSLPNVFVHPNSEIGRLDADESGLSSVSLKKPLPDGTDHFDTRHLFLFTGADPNTDWLRTCGVELDDKGFVLTGTSIEGASVCDLATTVEGVYAIGDARAGSTKRVAAAVGEGAAVVAQIHQLLAVEAGETVALGA, from the coding sequence ATGCTTTCGACTCAAGAAGCTGAAACACAACACACAGAAGGGCAACAGCAGGCCGTCGTCGCCGACGCGCCGTTTTCGTCTCTCTCGACGCGCATGCACCAGATGTTCCCCGCGCTCACCTGCGCGGAAATCGATCGCTTGCGCCGGTTCGGCGAGATCGGTCACTGGAAGGCCGGCGAACTGCTGTTCGAGACCGGGCACACCGGGCCCGGCATGTTCGTGCTGCTCGAAGGACGCGTGAAGGTGTATCAGCGCGACGGCATTGGGCGTGAAGTCCTGATCGGCGAGCACGGCGCCGGGCATTTTCTTGCCGAAGTCGGTCAATTGTCGGGACGGCCCGCGCTCGTCAACGGCATGGCGCTCAGTTCGGTGGAGGCATTGCTGATTCCGCCGGAACGGCTGCGCGCGCTGATTGTCGCCGAAGCGGAACTCGGCGAGCGCATCATGCGCGCGTTGATCCTGCGGCGCGTGTCGCTGATCGAAAAGGGCGCCGGCGGGCCGATCCTGATCGGCAACAGCAGCGATGCGCGGCTCGTCATGCTGCAAGGCTTTCTGTCGCGCAACGGCCATCCCCATTCCGTGATCGACGAACGCGACGAAGACGCATTGCGTCTCATCGAGCAATTCGCCGCGCAAAAAGAAGACATGCCGCTGGTGATCTGCCCGGACGGCTCGGTGCTGCGTCATCCGAGCATGCCGGAACTCGCCACCTGCCTCGGCTTGCTGCCCGATCTCGACGATGCGCATGTGTACGACGTCGCGATCGTCGGCGCCGGGCCGGCCGGGCTCGCCACCGCGGTGTACGCGGCCTCCGAAGGCCTGTCGGTGATCGTGCTGGATAGCCGTGCGCCGGGCGGCCAGGCGGGCGCGAGTGCGCGAATCGAAAATTATCTCGGCTTTCCGACCGGCATTTCCGGCCAGGCGCTGGCAGGCCGCGCATTCGTGCAGGCGCAGAAATTCGGCGCGCACGTGGCGATTCCGGTCAACGTGAAGGCGCTGCATTGCGCGGAGCGGCCGCATAGGCTGGAACTGAAGTGCGGCGGGCATATCACGGCGCGCGCCATTGTGATCGCGAGCGGCGCGGTCTACCGGCGCCCGGCGCTCGAAGGGCTCGACCGCTTCGAGGGGCGCGGGGTCTACTACTGGGCGTCGCCCGTCGAAGCCAAGCTGTGCAAGCGCCAGGAAATCGTGCTGGTGGGCGGCGGCAACTCGGCCGGCCAGGCGATCGTCTATCTGGCGACACATGTAGCCAAGATCCACGTGCTGATCCGGCGCAGCGGTTTCGAAGCCACCATGTCGCGCTATCTGATCGACCGGATACGCTCGTTGCCGAATGTGTTCGTGCATCCGAATTCGGAAATCGGCCGGCTGGACGCCGACGAAAGCGGCTTGTCATCGGTCAGCCTGAAGAAACCGTTGCCCGATGGCACCGATCATTTCGACACGCGCCATCTGTTCCTCTTCACGGGCGCGGACCCGAATACCGACTGGCTGCGCACCTGCGGCGTGGAACTCGACGACAAGGGCTTCGTGCTCACCGGCACGAGCATCGAGGGAGCGTCGGTCTGCGATCTCGCCACCACGGTCGAAGGCGTGTACGCGATTGGCGACGCACGCGCCGGTTCGACTAAACGGGTGGCGGCGGCCGTCGGAGAAGGCGCAGCCGTGGTTGCGCAGATCCATCAACTGCTGGCGGTTGAGGCAGGCGAAACGGTCGCGCTCGGCGCCTGA
- a CDS encoding winged helix-turn-helix domain-containing protein: MKTLPLSAARTLHLAAQGLLTPPRRKAVKADVLDAIRRMAQLQIDTIHVVARSPYLVLFSRLGAYPQQWLDEHLAEGKLFEYWSHEACFVPTEDYGLLRHRMLDPSGMGWKYAAEWHKKHRKDIEKLLAHIRASGPVRSADFAREAGKGNGWWDWKPEKRHLEVLFAIGQLMVAERRNFHRVYDVTERVLPDWDDARDLPPAHTVTETVLRRTCRSLGVARADWVADYYRLPRRPYRDELHALADQGELIPVRVEGWKQDTFVHQDFAAILDDAASGKLVSTVTTVLSPFDPVVWDRKRAAALFDFDYAIECYTPAAKRKYGYFVLPLLSRGRLVGRVDAKAHRTQGVFELKSLHVEPGVRLSARLAGDLRRALQRCADWHGTPRLEITAAPPAWLDALSADDAPKEEVHWQASVAA, from the coding sequence GTGAAGACTCTTCCGCTTTCCGCCGCCCGCACGCTTCATCTCGCCGCACAAGGCTTGCTGACGCCGCCGCGCCGCAAGGCCGTCAAGGCCGACGTGCTCGACGCGATCCGCCGCATGGCGCAATTGCAGATCGACACGATCCATGTGGTCGCGCGCAGTCCCTATCTCGTGTTGTTCAGCCGGCTCGGCGCTTATCCACAGCAATGGCTCGACGAGCATCTTGCCGAAGGCAAGCTGTTTGAATACTGGTCGCACGAAGCCTGTTTCGTGCCGACCGAAGACTACGGCCTGCTGCGCCATCGCATGCTCGATCCGAGCGGCATGGGCTGGAAATACGCGGCCGAATGGCACAAGAAGCATCGCAAGGACATTGAGAAGCTGCTCGCGCACATTCGCGCGAGCGGTCCGGTCCGCTCCGCGGATTTCGCCCGCGAGGCGGGCAAGGGCAACGGCTGGTGGGACTGGAAGCCGGAGAAGCGCCATCTGGAAGTGCTGTTCGCGATCGGACAATTGATGGTGGCCGAGCGGCGCAATTTTCACCGCGTCTACGATGTGACCGAGCGCGTGCTGCCAGACTGGGACGACGCGCGCGATCTGCCGCCCGCGCACACCGTCACCGAAACCGTGTTACGCCGCACCTGCCGTTCGCTCGGTGTGGCGCGCGCCGATTGGGTCGCCGATTACTACCGCTTGCCGCGCCGGCCTTACCGCGACGAACTGCATGCGCTCGCCGACCAGGGCGAGCTGATTCCGGTGCGTGTGGAAGGCTGGAAGCAGGACACATTCGTCCATCAGGACTTCGCCGCGATACTCGACGATGCCGCGAGCGGCAAGCTCGTCTCGACGGTTACCACGGTGTTGTCGCCTTTCGATCCGGTGGTGTGGGACCGCAAGCGCGCCGCTGCGCTCTTCGACTTCGACTATGCGATCGAATGCTACACGCCCGCGGCAAAGCGCAAATATGGTTACTTCGTGTTGCCGCTGCTGAGCCGCGGGCGTCTGGTCGGCCGCGTGGATGCGAAAGCGCATCGGACCCAAGGCGTGTTCGAACTCAAGTCGTTGCACGTGGAACCAGGCGTGCGACTGAGCGCCCGTCTGGCCGGCGATCTACGCCGGGCATTGCAGCGCTGCGCCGACTGGCACGGCACGCCGCGACTGGAAATCACTGCCGCGCCGCCCGCATGGCTCGATGCGCTAAGCGCCGACGACGCCCCAAAAGAAGAAGTCCACTGGCAAGCCAGCGTGGCCGCCTGA
- a CDS encoding ABC transporter permease has translation MIQRPARLIGSLAAIGVVVALLGRAIDPAALHQYAPDLVYYTKRHLLLVGYSMALALLVGIPAGVLLSRPSFARHAERFMQIFNIGNTIPSLAVLAVALGIFGIGDMPALVALFLASLLPITRNAYEGMKNVSPALREAARGLGMTGWQSLLRGELPNAMPIIIGGVRTALAINVGSAPLAYLIGADSLGTLIFPGIYLNNQQQLLLGAAATAVLALVLDGIVSAGSRYLLARRGVTA, from the coding sequence ATGATTCAACGTCCTGCCAGACTGATCGGCAGTCTCGCAGCCATCGGAGTCGTCGTCGCGTTGCTGGGTCGTGCGATCGACCCCGCTGCGTTACATCAGTACGCACCCGATCTGGTCTATTACACGAAGCGGCACCTGTTGCTCGTCGGCTATTCCATGGCTCTCGCGCTGCTGGTCGGCATTCCCGCCGGTGTGCTGCTCAGCCGCCCGTCGTTCGCGCGTCACGCCGAGCGCTTCATGCAGATCTTCAACATCGGCAACACGATTCCCTCGCTGGCCGTGCTGGCCGTCGCGCTCGGCATCTTCGGCATCGGCGATATGCCGGCGCTGGTCGCGCTGTTTCTCGCGTCATTGCTGCCCATCACACGCAACGCCTACGAAGGCATGAAGAACGTCTCGCCCGCGCTGCGCGAAGCGGCGCGCGGGCTCGGCATGACGGGCTGGCAGTCGTTGCTACGCGGGGAGTTGCCCAACGCGATGCCGATCATCATCGGCGGCGTGCGGACTGCGCTGGCGATCAACGTGGGCAGCGCACCGCTCGCCTATCTGATCGGCGCGGACAGCCTCGGCACGCTGATCTTCCCCGGCATCTATCTGAACAATCAGCAGCAGCTTCTGCTCGGCGCGGCGGCCACCGCGGTTCTCGCGCTGGTGCTCGACGGCATCGTCTCGGCCGGCAGCCGCTACCTGCTCGCGCGACGCGGGGTGACGGCATGA
- a CDS encoding DMT family transporter: MNLSLYVVTVLIWGTTWIAIKWQLGAVPPPVSIAWRFWIAALVLFALLRIMRRPIWPPRAAWRFLVAQGLALFCLNFLCFYYAEQVVPSGLVAVVFSTAPLLNSLNGRLFMGRPLQPTAIAGALLGLVGIVCLFVQQMTGHLGDHAAWFGLGIAFLGTLCFSAGNLLSSRMQSMGLHPFATNSWAMLIGASVLTVGSLSAGFSFAVEPSARYLGALAYLAIFGSVIGFTAYLMLVGRIGPERAAYCTVLFPIVALAASTVFEGYQWSALAVVGLLLVVAGNLVAFDLTRRIFVRRVRTS; encoded by the coding sequence ATGAATCTGTCGCTGTATGTCGTTACCGTTCTGATCTGGGGCACCACATGGATCGCCATCAAATGGCAACTGGGGGCGGTTCCGCCACCCGTGTCGATTGCGTGGCGTTTCTGGATCGCCGCATTGGTGCTGTTCGCGTTGCTGCGTATCATGCGCCGGCCGATCTGGCCGCCGCGCGCCGCATGGCGATTCCTCGTCGCGCAAGGGTTGGCGCTCTTCTGCCTTAACTTCTTGTGCTTCTACTACGCCGAACAGGTCGTGCCGAGCGGCCTCGTGGCGGTGGTGTTTTCCACCGCGCCGCTGTTGAATTCGCTCAATGGGCGGCTCTTCATGGGCCGGCCTTTGCAACCCACGGCGATCGCCGGGGCTTTGCTGGGGCTGGTCGGCATTGTGTGCCTGTTCGTGCAGCAGATGACGGGACACTTAGGCGATCACGCCGCGTGGTTCGGTCTTGGGATCGCGTTCCTCGGAACCCTGTGCTTTTCGGCCGGCAACCTGTTGTCGAGCCGCATGCAGTCGATGGGTTTGCACCCGTTCGCCACGAATAGCTGGGCGATGCTGATCGGCGCCAGCGTCTTGACCGTGGGAAGCTTATCGGCAGGATTCTCGTTTGCCGTCGAACCGTCCGCACGTTATCTCGGCGCGCTCGCCTATCTCGCTATTTTCGGCTCGGTGATCGGCTTTACGGCTTACCTGATGCTGGTCGGGCGCATCGGACCCGAGCGCGCCGCTTACTGCACGGTGTTGTTTCCGATCGTGGCGCTGGCGGCATCCACGGTATTCGAAGGCTATCAATGGTCCGCGCTGGCCGTGGTCGGCCTGTTGCTGGTGGTGGCGGGCAATCTGGTGGCGTTCGATCTGACGCGGCGCATCTTCGTGCGGCGGGTGCGAACTTCCTGA
- a CDS encoding betaine/proline/choline family ABC transporter ATP-binding protein (Members of the family are the ATP-binding subunit of ABC transporters for substrates such as betaine, L-proline or other amino acids, choline, carnitine, etc. The substrate specificity is best determined from the substrate-binding subunit, rather than this subunit, as it interacts with the permease subunit and not with substrate directly.), which produces MIELDKLTKTFTQKDGQQVKAVDSVSLTVGEGEICVFLGPSGCGKTTTLKMINRLIAPTSGRVLINGEDTSGLNEVELRHHIGYVIQQIGLFPNMTIEENIMVVPRLLGWDKKRCRERATELMSMVALDPKQYLKRYPRELSGGQQQRIGVIRALAADPPVLLMDEPFGAVDPINRESIQNEFFQMQRQLNKTVIMVSHDIDEAIKLGDRVAVFRRGQLVQYDHPDTLLAHPREEFVGAFVGQDSTLKRLLLVKAGDAAAQPETARADTPVARAFQMMDDSDSRYLTIVDENQQALGYVTRRAARAGEGVCGDHLSAFKATVSADEHLRIVLSKMYQFNSSWMPVLDSDGRYVGEVTQDSIAGYLSSGRSRRHTGQSAIVSPAVAAAQAAAAQAAITHHA; this is translated from the coding sequence ATGATCGAACTCGACAAACTGACCAAGACGTTTACGCAAAAGGACGGCCAGCAGGTGAAGGCGGTCGACTCGGTGAGCCTCACGGTGGGCGAAGGCGAAATCTGTGTATTTCTGGGCCCCTCGGGCTGCGGCAAGACCACCACGCTGAAGATGATCAACCGTCTGATCGCGCCGACCTCGGGCCGCGTGCTGATCAACGGTGAAGACACGTCGGGTCTGAACGAAGTCGAATTGCGCCACCACATCGGCTATGTGATCCAGCAGATCGGCCTGTTTCCGAACATGACGATCGAAGAGAACATCATGGTCGTGCCGCGCCTGCTCGGCTGGGACAAGAAGCGTTGCCGCGAACGGGCCACGGAGTTGATGTCGATGGTCGCGCTCGATCCGAAGCAGTATCTGAAGCGTTATCCGCGCGAGTTGTCGGGCGGCCAGCAACAGCGGATCGGCGTGATTCGCGCGTTGGCCGCCGATCCACCGGTGCTGCTGATGGACGAGCCGTTCGGCGCGGTTGACCCGATCAATCGCGAGTCGATTCAAAACGAGTTCTTCCAGATGCAGCGTCAACTGAACAAGACGGTGATCATGGTGAGCCACGACATCGACGAAGCGATCAAGCTGGGCGACCGTGTCGCCGTGTTCCGCCGTGGTCAACTGGTGCAATACGATCATCCGGATACGCTGCTGGCGCATCCTCGCGAAGAATTCGTCGGCGCGTTCGTCGGTCAGGACAGCACGCTGAAGCGCCTGTTGCTGGTGAAAGCCGGCGATGCCGCCGCCCAGCCGGAGACCGCGCGCGCCGATACGCCGGTGGCGCGTGCGTTCCAGATGATGGACGACAGCGACAGCCGCTATCTGACCATCGTCGACGAGAACCAGCAGGCGCTCGGCTATGTGACGCGCCGCGCGGCGCGTGCGGGCGAAGGCGTCTGCGGCGACCATCTGAGCGCCTTCAAGGCGACGGTCAGCGCGGACGAGCATCTGCGCATCGTGCTGTCGAAGATGTACCAGTTCAATTCGTCATGGATGCCGGTGCTGGACAGCGACGGGCGTTACGTCGGCGAAGTCACGCAGGATTCGATTGCGGGCTATCTGAGCTCGGGCCGATCGCGTCGGCATACGGGACAGTCGGCGATCGTGTCGCCTGCCGTCGCCGCGGCGCAGGCGGCGGCCGCTCAGGCTGCCATCACGCATCACGCGTGA
- a CDS encoding LysE family translocator has protein sequence MLSASAIALLAVGIVVVLITPGPTNTLLAAAGLRQGVRRSLPLIAAELGGYFISISVWGHFLVQAAHALPWLPPLLRVAAGLYIAYLAVDMWRAAVALPDSAQRASGMRTLFVATLLNPKGLLFAGTIFPAIAFAQLPAYAFAMLMFACLLVPIALAWITFGAALGSGKLTWLNPVKVQRGASIVLGVFSLSLAWAALH, from the coding sequence ATGCTCTCTGCGTCTGCTATCGCGTTGCTGGCCGTCGGCATTGTCGTCGTGCTGATCACGCCGGGGCCTACCAATACGCTGCTTGCCGCGGCCGGCCTGCGCCAGGGGGTGCGGCGTTCGCTGCCGCTGATCGCCGCCGAACTGGGCGGCTATTTCATCTCGATCTCGGTATGGGGGCATTTCCTCGTTCAGGCCGCGCATGCGTTGCCCTGGTTGCCCCCGCTGTTGCGCGTGGCGGCTGGCTTGTACATCGCTTATCTGGCCGTCGACATGTGGCGCGCGGCGGTCGCGTTGCCCGACTCGGCGCAGCGGGCGAGCGGCATGCGCACGCTATTCGTGGCGACGCTGCTCAATCCGAAGGGCTTGCTGTTCGCCGGCACGATCTTTCCGGCTATCGCCTTCGCGCAACTGCCGGCCTACGCCTTCGCGATGCTGATGTTCGCGTGCCTGCTGGTACCGATCGCGCTCGCCTGGATCACGTTCGGTGCGGCGCTCGGCAGCGGCAAGCTCACCTGGCTCAATCCGGTGAAGGTGCAGCGCGGCGCTTCCATCGTGCTCGGCGTGTTTTCCTTGTCGCTGGCGTGGGCGGCGCTGCATTGA
- a CDS encoding AraC family transcriptional regulator: protein MNARPPAPATHSTETPFGLQSVCHTLSSANANLDRFAWLGDRLAIAVWTRDTEEAETVYERPGHHTLSCYLDGGYRTERQKMPGHYGAPSRLCALPGDHESRWWVRGHMHFMHLYFLPEHFTQRAVQELDREPRELTLADRTYFEDARIASLCQSLANEDWQDPDGLLRTNETAHQVLSLLLRAQGVRRTDASLKGGLSVATRRRLRDYIESHLAQTLTLGELAGVAALSEFHLARMFRTSFGLPPAAWIAQQRLERARTLLRTTTLPLAQVADQCGYANASHFSHRFRESVGVAPTAYRQAIAG, encoded by the coding sequence GTGAACGCCAGACCGCCCGCCCCCGCGACCCACTCCACCGAAACGCCGTTCGGCCTTCAGTCGGTGTGTCACACGCTGAGCAGCGCCAACGCGAATCTGGACCGGTTCGCGTGGCTCGGCGACCGGCTGGCCATCGCCGTCTGGACGCGCGACACGGAAGAAGCCGAGACCGTCTACGAGCGGCCCGGCCATCACACGCTGTCGTGCTATCTGGATGGCGGCTATCGCACCGAGCGCCAGAAAATGCCCGGGCATTACGGTGCGCCGTCGCGGCTCTGCGCGCTGCCCGGCGATCACGAATCGCGCTGGTGGGTCCGCGGCCACATGCATTTCATGCATCTGTATTTTCTGCCGGAGCACTTCACACAGCGTGCGGTTCAGGAACTCGACCGCGAGCCGCGCGAGCTGACGCTCGCCGATCGCACCTATTTCGAAGACGCCCGCATTGCCAGCCTGTGTCAATCGCTTGCGAACGAAGACTGGCAAGACCCCGACGGCTTGCTGCGCACCAATGAGACCGCCCATCAAGTGCTCAGTCTGCTGTTGCGCGCCCAAGGCGTGCGCCGCACGGACGCGTCGCTCAAAGGCGGTTTGTCGGTCGCGACTCGCCGGCGGCTGCGCGACTATATCGAAAGTCATCTGGCGCAGACGCTCACGCTCGGCGAGCTTGCCGGCGTAGCGGCCTTGTCGGAATTTCATCTTGCGCGCATGTTCCGCACGTCGTTCGGGCTGCCGCCCGCCGCGTGGATCGCGCAACAGCGGCTCGAACGCGCCCGCACATTGCTACGGACTACGACACTGCCGCTCGCGCAGGTCGCCGATCAATGCGGCTATGCGAACGCCAGCCATTTCAGCCACCGGTTCCGCGAGAGCGTAGGCGTGGCACCGACCGCGTATCGGCAGGCGATTGCCGGCTGA
- a CDS encoding glycine betaine ABC transporter substrate-binding protein gives MDRSRRIAFTSLHAGATTLVLGGKNFTEQYVLTEIASQYLRAKGYTIDARTGLGSTLLRSAQENGLVDITWEYTGTAAIVYNKITDKLDPKTMYERVKALDAKRGLVWLDCSPLNNTYALGLPQQLAQQTGIRTISQLAAKMAAEPKKKHVFAMDAEFANRPDGLKPLEAAYGMQFSREETRQMDPGLVYTALHNNQVPIGLIYTTDGRVKGFNIVPLEDDRHYFPAYNATPVVRKATLDQNPQLVPQLNALSDALTNDTMLEMNKQVDVDGKPVREVAAEFLRTHELP, from the coding sequence CTGGATCGCAGCCGGCGCATTGCTTTCACGAGCCTTCACGCCGGCGCGACGACGCTCGTACTCGGCGGAAAGAATTTCACCGAGCAATACGTTCTTACCGAGATCGCGTCGCAATACCTGCGCGCGAAGGGCTACACGATCGACGCGCGCACCGGTCTCGGCAGCACGCTGTTGCGCAGCGCGCAGGAGAACGGCCTGGTCGATATCACGTGGGAATACACCGGCACTGCCGCGATCGTCTACAACAAGATCACCGACAAGCTCGATCCGAAGACGATGTACGAACGGGTGAAAGCGCTCGACGCGAAACGTGGCCTCGTCTGGCTCGACTGCTCGCCGCTGAACAACACGTATGCACTCGGCTTGCCGCAACAGCTGGCGCAGCAAACTGGCATCCGCACGATTTCGCAGCTCGCCGCGAAGATGGCGGCGGAGCCGAAAAAGAAGCACGTGTTCGCCATGGACGCGGAGTTCGCCAATCGTCCGGACGGCCTGAAGCCGCTGGAAGCCGCCTACGGCATGCAGTTCAGCCGCGAGGAAACGCGGCAGATGGATCCGGGCCTCGTCTACACGGCGTTGCATAACAACCAGGTGCCGATCGGACTGATCTACACGACGGACGGCCGGGTGAAGGGCTTCAACATCGTGCCGCTCGAAGACGACCGCCACTACTTCCCCGCGTACAACGCCACGCCGGTGGTGCGCAAGGCGACGCTCGACCAGAACCCGCAACTTGTGCCGCAGTTGAACGCATTGTCCGACGCGCTGACCAACGACACGATGCTCGAGATGAACAAGCAGGTCGATGTCGACGGCAAACCGGTGCGTGAAGTCGCTGCGGAATTCCTGCGCACGCACGAGCTGCCCTGA
- a CDS encoding ABC transporter permease — MTVLDYLSANWPELLQLTAQHVWLVGIAVGCAIVVGVPLGILINRHEWLAAPLLSVATVVLTLPSIALFGLMIPVFSRFGQGIGAVPAITAVFLYSLLPIMRNTYLALRNVDAGIKEAGIGIGMTVWQRLRLVDLPLAVPVILGGVRTAVVMNIGVMTIAAVIGAGGLGTLIIRAIGQSNMMKLLVGAVLVSLLAIVADLLLQALQRLLTPKGLQKT; from the coding sequence ATGACTGTACTTGACTATCTATCGGCCAACTGGCCTGAACTGCTGCAACTCACGGCGCAACACGTGTGGCTGGTGGGCATTGCAGTGGGGTGCGCGATTGTTGTCGGCGTACCCCTGGGTATCCTGATCAATCGGCACGAATGGCTCGCCGCGCCGTTGCTGAGCGTTGCCACGGTGGTGCTGACGTTGCCGTCCATCGCGCTATTCGGCTTGATGATCCCGGTGTTCTCGCGCTTTGGCCAGGGCATCGGCGCGGTGCCGGCGATTACCGCCGTGTTCCTCTATTCGCTGCTGCCGATCATGCGCAACACCTACCTCGCGCTGCGCAACGTCGACGCCGGCATCAAGGAAGCGGGCATCGGCATCGGCATGACGGTGTGGCAGCGGCTGCGCCTCGTCGATTTGCCGCTTGCGGTGCCGGTGATTCTCGGCGGCGTGCGCACGGCCGTGGTGATGAACATCGGCGTGATGACGATCGCCGCAGTGATCGGTGCCGGCGGTCTCGGCACGCTGATCATCCGCGCGATCGGCCAGAGCAACATGATGAAACTGCTGGTGGGCGCCGTGCTCGTGAGCCTGCTCGCGATTGTCGCCGACCTGCTGCTGCAAGCGCTGCAACGCTTGCTGACCCCGAAGGGACTACAAAAGACATGA
- a CDS encoding DedA family protein/thiosulfate sulfurtransferase GlpE, which produces MLHDLVEQYGPALVFVNVLAASIGLPVPAMPSLVLFGAMAAMHPGSVGTQLAPVLILSIFATLIGDSAWYFAGRMYGGNTLKAICRLSLSRDTCVKKTERFFGRWGVRVLAVAKFVPGLSIVSIPMAGAMGTRYRTFLTYDSIGAALWSGTGLIIGALFAKQIDMLFALAGRLGRTAALVAVALLLAYAAYRWVRRRQLIAKLASARIEVDELAALVKAGKTPVLFDIRSHEKRKLDPFVIPGSQFADERQLDEIVATYPRDQKVVIYCSCPNEISAAWMAKQLNEAGFSDVLPLRGGMEAWRDSGKPVDSLPDMPPPEVAVDDVAPKAV; this is translated from the coding sequence ATGCTACATGATCTCGTCGAGCAATATGGGCCGGCGCTCGTGTTCGTGAACGTGCTCGCCGCCTCCATCGGGCTGCCGGTTCCGGCCATGCCGTCGCTCGTGCTGTTCGGCGCGATGGCCGCCATGCATCCCGGCTCCGTGGGCACGCAGCTGGCGCCGGTACTGATCCTGTCGATCTTCGCCACGCTGATCGGCGACAGCGCGTGGTATTTCGCCGGCCGGATGTACGGTGGCAATACGCTGAAAGCGATCTGCCGCCTGTCGCTCTCGCGTGACACCTGTGTGAAAAAGACCGAACGCTTTTTCGGCCGCTGGGGCGTGCGCGTGCTGGCCGTGGCCAAGTTCGTGCCGGGACTGTCGATCGTGTCGATTCCGATGGCGGGCGCCATGGGCACGCGCTATCGCACGTTTCTCACATACGACAGTATCGGCGCCGCGTTGTGGTCCGGCACGGGCCTGATCATCGGCGCGTTGTTCGCCAAGCAGATCGACATGCTGTTCGCGCTGGCCGGTCGGCTGGGCCGCACGGCCGCGCTGGTTGCCGTCGCTTTGCTGCTCGCGTATGCCGCCTATCGCTGGGTGCGCCGGCGCCAGCTGATTGCGAAGCTTGCGTCCGCGCGCATCGAGGTGGACGAACTGGCCGCGCTCGTGAAGGCCGGCAAGACGCCGGTGCTGTTCGACATCCGTTCGCACGAGAAGCGCAAGCTCGATCCTTTCGTGATTCCGGGCTCGCAATTCGCCGACGAGCGGCAACTCGACGAAATCGTCGCGACCTATCCACGCGATCAAAAGGTGGTGATCTACTGTTCATGCCCGAATGAGATTTCCGCGGCATGGATGGCCAAACAATTGAACGAAGCCGGCTTCTCCGACGTGCTGCCGCTGCGCGGTGGCATGGAAGCCTGGCGCGACTCGGGCAAGCCGGTGGATTCGCTGCCCGACATGCCGCCGCCCGAAGTGGCGGTCGACGACGTCGCGCCGAAGGCCGTATAG